The following proteins are encoded in a genomic region of Sulfurimonas sp. HSL3-7:
- the dnaG gene encoding DNA primase: protein MISQDSIEGLKSRLDILDVISNYIEVKKAGTNFKAICPFHDEKSPSFVISPQKQIYHCFGCGAGGDAIKFVMEYEKLNYPEAIEKLAEQNNYTLHYTDNKQAQKPRSQLMEKLSQWYQSLLNTMPTAQAYLNERGVSMASIEKFGIGYAPDSFKTIQFIKTNQFSMREAVDLGVAGSEGGREYARFIERIIFPIHVPNGAIVGFGGRTITGHQAKYVNSPQTALFNKSRLLYAYDLAKQAIYKKREIIITEGYLDVVMLHQAGFNQAVATLGTALTPEHLPLLRKGDPRIIMAYDGDSAGRAAALKASKLLSAGGFDGGVVIFEGGQDPADMVHAGQIDTLNAIFHAPKPFIEFVLEETLAGFDLRNPKAKEQALHESIGYLKTLSPLLQEEYKGFLAAKLAISPSLIRLTQQHNTPQRAPLMPTAYDVWELSLIKSMMEHPALGDQILDYISADMLQFHGHEFSLVLQRKFDDPQLMAISLNESIPSYSDEQSLHNELVTFLTQHYNRKLKKVLTQQHDSFEKKSFLIREIRGKITMLKRGQLVTS, encoded by the coding sequence ATGATTTCCCAAGACTCCATCGAAGGGCTGAAAAGCCGCCTCGACATCCTCGACGTTATCAGCAACTACATCGAGGTCAAAAAAGCCGGTACCAATTTCAAGGCGATCTGCCCTTTCCATGATGAGAAAAGTCCGAGCTTTGTCATCTCCCCGCAAAAACAGATCTATCACTGTTTCGGCTGCGGCGCCGGCGGTGATGCCATCAAATTTGTGATGGAATATGAAAAACTAAACTACCCCGAAGCGATCGAAAAGCTGGCAGAGCAGAACAACTACACCCTGCACTACACTGACAATAAACAGGCACAAAAACCGCGGTCCCAGCTGATGGAGAAACTCAGTCAGTGGTATCAGAGCCTTTTGAACACCATGCCTACGGCACAGGCCTATCTGAACGAACGCGGGGTCTCTATGGCTTCGATCGAAAAATTTGGCATCGGTTACGCACCCGACTCGTTCAAGACCATCCAGTTCATCAAAACCAATCAGTTCAGTATGCGCGAAGCGGTCGATCTCGGCGTGGCAGGCAGCGAAGGCGGCCGCGAATATGCCCGGTTCATCGAACGTATCATCTTTCCCATTCATGTACCCAACGGTGCCATCGTCGGTTTCGGCGGGCGTACGATCACCGGGCATCAGGCCAAATATGTCAACTCGCCGCAGACGGCTCTTTTTAACAAATCGCGCCTGCTCTACGCCTACGATCTTGCCAAGCAGGCGATATACAAGAAGCGCGAGATTATCATCACCGAAGGATACCTCGATGTCGTGATGCTGCACCAGGCCGGTTTCAACCAGGCCGTCGCAACATTGGGAACAGCCCTTACCCCTGAGCACCTGCCGCTTTTGCGGAAAGGCGACCCCCGTATCATTATGGCCTATGATGGCGACAGTGCCGGCCGTGCCGCTGCTTTAAAAGCCTCAAAACTTCTCAGTGCAGGCGGTTTTGACGGGGGTGTGGTTATTTTTGAAGGGGGTCAGGATCCTGCCGACATGGTCCATGCCGGACAGATCGATACGCTAAATGCGATCTTTCACGCCCCTAAACCTTTCATCGAATTCGTACTCGAAGAGACCCTCGCAGGCTTTGATCTTCGCAACCCTAAAGCTAAAGAGCAGGCCCTGCATGAAAGTATCGGCTATCTTAAAACACTGTCACCGCTGCTGCAGGAGGAGTACAAAGGTTTTCTCGCGGCCAAACTCGCTATCAGCCCCTCGCTTATCCGCCTGACGCAACAACACAACACACCGCAGAGAGCGCCCCTGATGCCGACAGCCTATGATGTCTGGGAACTCAGCCTCATCAAGAGCATGATGGAGCATCCGGCACTCGGCGACCAGATACTCGACTACATCTCGGCCGATATGCTCCAGTTCCATGGCCATGAGTTCTCCCTTGTTCTTCAACGGAAGTTTGACGACCCGCAGCTGATGGCAATCTCGCTTAACGAGTCGATTCCAAGCTATTCGGATGAGCAGTCTCTGCACAATGAACTCGTTACCTTTTTGACCCAGCACTACAACCGAAAACTCAAAAAAGTCCTGACCCAACAACACGACTCTTTTGAAAAAAAATCCTTCCTGATACGTGAGATCAGAGGTAAGATCACCATGCTGAAACGGGGTCAACTCGTCACCTCCTAA
- a CDS encoding transcriptional repressor, whose protein sequence is MCTLGNTIEKRKGEVLTSFKTLLQEHGLKATLQRLAILEEIHKHGHIDVEMLFASLQKHFPTLALGTLYRNLNELSQKGILTEVTLPGQKHKYEIRKAPHVHLICEQCGKIEDKTINLDDVITRLEEENHYKINCKAVSFYGLCEACQKDPSAVAKKIPCSPLF, encoded by the coding sequence ATTTGCACACTTGGAAACACCATCGAAAAAAGGAAAGGAGAGGTTCTGACGTCTTTTAAAACACTGCTTCAGGAACATGGCTTAAAAGCAACGCTGCAACGTTTGGCGATCCTCGAAGAGATTCATAAACATGGTCATATCGACGTTGAGATGCTGTTTGCTTCTTTACAAAAGCACTTTCCGACACTAGCACTCGGCACCCTCTATCGCAACCTGAACGAGCTGAGCCAAAAAGGTATCCTGACAGAGGTAACGCTTCCCGGCCAAAAACATAAGTACGAGATACGCAAGGCACCGCATGTTCACCTAATCTGTGAACAGTGCGGCAAGATCGAAGACAAAACGATCAACCTTGATGATGTGATCACCCGGCTCGAAGAGGAAAACCATTATAAGATTAACTGCAAGGCCGTCAGCTTTTACGGGCTCTGCGAGGCCTGTCAGAAAGATCCTTCCGCAGTAGCTAAAAAGATTCCCTGCAGTCCCCTCTTCTAA
- a CDS encoding ferritin-like domain-containing protein, giving the protein MARKGISILKGIEATKVIELLNRAYCDEWLAYYQYYIEAKVIKGIMKDAAIVELNQHAADELRHAGLLANRILQLGGTPVLDPKAWYEHANCGYEAPENFDVQNILEQAIRGEQCAIKVYSELTEITEGKDIVTYDIISGILADEVEHEEDLQALYDDIHDFIGQFK; this is encoded by the coding sequence ATGGCACGTAAAGGTATTTCTATATTAAAAGGAATTGAAGCAACGAAGGTTATTGAGCTGCTGAACAGGGCTTACTGCGATGAGTGGCTGGCCTATTATCAGTACTACATCGAGGCGAAAGTGATCAAAGGGATCATGAAAGATGCCGCGATCGTTGAGTTGAACCAACATGCTGCTGATGAGCTTCGTCATGCCGGCCTGCTTGCGAACCGGATCCTGCAGCTTGGCGGAACACCGGTGTTGGACCCCAAAGCGTGGTATGAACACGCTAATTGCGGCTACGAAGCACCGGAAAACTTTGACGTGCAGAACATTCTTGAGCAGGCAATAAGAGGAGAACAGTGTGCTATCAAGGTCTACTCGGAGCTAACGGAGATAACGGAGGGCAAAGATATCGTGACCTATGACATCATCTCCGGCATCCTGGCCGACGAGGTGGAGCATGAGGAGGACCTTCAGGCACTGTATGACGATATCCATGACTTTATCGGACAGTTTAAATAA